Proteins encoded in a region of the Methanobrevibacter millerae genome:
- a CDS encoding ion transporter, which yields MKFRGKEYNARYIAWFILNILVLIDIVCILLLICFELPSDIAWALYIFDLMVCFILLGEFCINFYLSKPKKVFLKQKSNWIDLIAAIPFDLILPAIFSSARFLRLIRLLKFLRVIVLFSKFFDSLNIFLKKSNLDRIGLGIILTVLFFTLLMYFFGPSYGLFDDFYFVVVTLTTVGYGDITPVTFNEKVIALILIIVGIFIFSMITAAISSYLTDRLISEDEKVDKEAIMDSLNSISEELKEIKRENSKLQEQNEMLGNEILKLNDILKNRK from the coding sequence TTGAAATTTAGAGGTAAGGAATATAATGCAAGATATATCGCATGGTTTATATTAAACATATTGGTTCTAATAGATATAGTTTGCATTTTGCTTTTAATCTGTTTTGAACTTCCTTCAGATATTGCATGGGCTTTATATATTTTTGATTTGATGGTATGTTTTATTCTTTTAGGTGAATTTTGCATTAATTTTTACTTGTCGAAACCCAAAAAGGTATTTTTAAAGCAGAAAAGCAATTGGATAGATTTGATTGCGGCTATTCCATTTGATTTGATTTTACCTGCAATATTTTCATCAGCCCGTTTTTTAAGGCTGATTAGACTGCTTAAGTTTTTACGTGTAATTGTTTTATTCAGCAAATTCTTTGACAGCCTCAATATATTCCTTAAAAAAAGTAACCTCGACAGGATAGGTCTTGGAATAATATTAACTGTGTTATTTTTCACTCTATTGATGTATTTTTTCGGTCCTTCCTATGGTTTATTCGATGATTTTTATTTCGTGGTAGTAACATTGACCACTGTCGGATATGGTGATATTACACCTGTCACATTCAATGAAAAGGTTATTGCATTGATTTTAATAATTGTTGGAATATTTATATTTTCCATGATAACCGCAGCAATATCCTCTTATTTGACAGACAGACTGATTTCTGAAGATGAAAAGGTCGATAAGGAAGCTATTATGGATAGTCTAAATTCAATAAGTGAAGAGCTTAAGGAAATAAAAAGGGAAAATTCAAAATTGCAAGAACAAAATGAAATGTTAGGCAATGAGATTTTAAAGTTAAATGATATCTTAAAAAATAGGAAGTGA